A region from the Vicia villosa cultivar HV-30 ecotype Madison, WI linkage group LG3, Vvil1.0, whole genome shotgun sequence genome encodes:
- the LOC131593383 gene encoding putative disease resistance RPP13-like protein 1, with product MAELVAGAFLSSFFQVIFDRLASSNFTDYFRRGKLDKLVEELESTLESINQVLDDAEIKQYQIPNVKKWLGDVKHAMYEADQLLDEIATDAPLKKIRAESQPTTSRNNYFGYVSSFINPFESRVKELLKNLKHLAEQKDVLELKNGSLARNEVGVSSKPLERPQTSYLVDASQIYGRDDEKDEMIKFLLSNNGSDNQTPVSSIVGLGGMGKTTFAKLVYNDSRIENHFELKAWVYVSESFDVVGLTKAILKSFHSPADDESILNLLQQRLQRVLTGKKYLLVLDDIWNGNADCWEQLLLPFNHGSFGSKIIATTRDKDVAHVLNSTKIFELQQLEKKDCWSLFVTHAFHGKNVCDNPNLELIGKKILEKCGGLPLAVKTMGQLLRKKFSQHEWMKILETDLWRLSEGDNNINPVLRLSYHNLPSNHKRCFAYCSIFPKGYHFEKCELIRIWMAEGLLKCCRTEKSEEELGNEIFGDLESISFFQQSAYYYSTMHDLVNDLADSVLGEFCMRINEAKVEGIPGRTRHIRWSLQSNFVDKLLEPICELKGLRSLLLEDHFGISISRNVQRDMFSRLKYLRMLSLYYCGISELVDEISNLKLLRYLDLSRNRISRLPDTICMLYNLQTLLLNGCNELTELPSNFYKLINLRHLELPYSIMKMPKNIGSLSNLQTLNFFTVEEQNGSDLKELEKLNHLHGTIYIEGLGKVIDPTDVTTRSLKDKMYLEEIEMIFNGGREDMDGSIVESNVSVLETLQPNSNLKKLTIRMYRGNSFSNWLSGCHLLKMLYISDCHGIKIIGKELSSNNFNSLEILIFENMDNLEEWLCIDGFPLLKELYIINCPKLKRVSLPQHLPSLEILEISGCKMLAVSIPICDNIEELKIKRCGRILINELSSSLKRFSLRENQYIEFPMVHLINNPNLELLKLDFKDFVECPSLDLCCYNSLWEFSITGWKSSSLPFSPHLFTLLNALGLSNCPELECFPMGGFPSNLIDLKIVNCPKLKASREDWRCLHHKSKVYIIIIHNCASLEHLPEEWGSIFDLEIEDCPLLKEKYQKEGGDRWHTISHIPEVIIDGSYQTSFISEEEMSDCDSDESM from the exons ATGGCAGAACTTGTTGCTGGAGCATTCCTTTCGTCTTTCTTTCAAGTGATTTTTGATAGGTTGGCTTCAAGTAATTTCACTGACTATTTCCGTAGAGGCAAGCTTGACAAGTTGGTGGAGGAACTTGAGTCTACACTCGAGTCTATCAACCAAGTGTTGGATGATGCAGAGATTAAACAATACCAAATACCAAATGTCAAGAAGTGGCTTGGTGATGTTAAACATGCTATGTATGAGGCTGACCAACTCTTGGATGAGATTGCCACTGATGCACCATTGAAGAAGATAAGAGCTGAATCTCAACCTACTACCAGTAGGAATAACtattttggttatgtttcaagTTTTATTAATCCATTTGAATCTCGAGTCAAAGAATTGCTAAAGAATCTAAAGCATCTTGCTGAGCAAAAAGATGTGCTGGAATTGAAAAATGGATCTTTGGCTCGAAATGAAGTTGGAGTTAGTTCAAAACCTTTAGAAAGACCGCAAACTTCCTATTTGGTGGATGCATCGCAGATATATGGTAGAGATGATGAGAAAGATGAAATGATCAAATTTTTACTTTCAAACAATGGCAGTGACAACCAAACACCTGTATCTAGCATAGTTGGTCTAGGTGGGATGGGTAAGACCACCTTTGCTAAGCTTGTGTACAATGACAGTAGGATTGAGAATCATTTTGAACTTAAAGCATGGGTTTATGTTTCTGAATCTTTTGATGTTGTTGGACTCACCAAAGCAATTCTCAAGTCATTTCATTCTCCAGCTGATGATGAGTCTATTCTCAATTTACTTCAACAGAGACTACAACGCGTACTAACGGGCAAAAAATACTTGCTTGTTTTAGATGATATATGGAACGGGAATGCGGATTGTTGGGAGCAGTTACTACTTCCTTTTAATCATGGATCTTTTGGAAGTAAGATTATTGCGACAACACGTGACAAGGATGTAGCACATGTTCTGAATTCCACAAAGATATTTGAATTACAGCAATTGGAAAAAAAAGATTGTTGGAGTTTATTTGTGACACATGCGTTTCATGGCAAAAATGTGTGCGATAATCCAAACCTTGAATTAATTGGCAAAAAAATATTGGAAAAGTGTGGAGGATTGCCATTAGCTGTAAAAACAATGGGCCAACTCTTGCGAAAAAAATTCTCTCAGCATGAATGGATGAAGATATTGGAGACTGATTTGTGGCGTTTATCAGAAGGGGACAACAACATTAACCCAGTGCTGAGATTGAGTTACCATAATCTACCTTCCAATCATAAACGTTGTTTTGCTTATTGTTCTATATTTCCTAAAGGTTATCACTTTGAAAAATGTGAATTAATCAGGATTTGGATGGCAGAAGGTTTGCTTAAGTGTTGCAGAACAGAAAAAAGTGAAGAAGAGTTGGGTAATGAAATTTTTGGTGATCTTGAGTCAATTTCATTTTTCCAACAATCAGCCTACTATTATTCTACCATGCATGACCTTGTCAATGATTTGGCTGATTCAGTGTTAGGAGAATTTTGTATGCGAATAAACGAAGCTAAGGTGGAAGGTATCCCTGGAAGGACACGTCACATTAGATGGTCTCTTCAATCAAATTTTGTTGACAAATTACTAGAGCCAATTTGTGAGCTTAAGGGCCTACGTAGTCTTTTATTAGAAGACCACTTTGGTATATCGATAAGCCGCAATGTGCAACGTGATATGTTTTCAAGACTAAAATATTTGCGAATGTTATCATTATATTATTGCGGCATCTCAGAGCTAGTAGATGAGATAAGCAATTTAAAGCTTCTGCGTTATCTAGATCTTTCTCGTAATAGAATTTCAAGGTTACCTGACACCATTTGTATGCTATATAATTTGCAAACACTCTTGTTGAATGGATGTAATGAATTGACTGAGCTCCCTTCAAATTTTTACAAACTCATCAATTTACGCCATCTTGAACTTCCCTATTCTATAATGAAAATGCCAAAGAATATAGGAAGTCTAAGCAATCTCCAAACCTTGAATTTTTTTACAGTGGAAGAGCAGAACGGATCAGATCTTAAGGAGTTGGAGAAACTAAACCATCTTCATGGAACAATTTATATTGAAGGGTTGGGTAAAGTCATTGATCCTACAGATGTTACAACAAGAAGTTTGAAAGATAAGATGTATTTGGAAGAAATAGAGATGATATTTAATGGAGGAAGAGAAGATATGGATGGATCAATAGTTGAAAGCAATGTATCTGTCTTGGAGACTCTTCAACCAAATAGTAACTTGAAGAAGCTAACCATCAGAATGTACAGAGGTAATAGCTTTTCTAATTGGCTAAGTGGTTGTCATTTACTCAAGATGCTTTATATTTCAGACTGTCATGGAATAAAGATCATCGGAAAAGAGTTATCCAGCAATAACTTCAACTCTCTTGAAATTTTGATCTTTGAAAATATGGACAATTTGGAGGAATGGTTATGTATTGATGGGTTTCCTTTACTTAAAGAGCTTTATATAATAAATTGTCCCAAATTGAAAAGGGTATCACTGCCTCAACACCTTCCTTCATTAGAGATATTGGAGATTAGTGGTTGCAAAATGCTGGCCGTATCAATTCCCATTTGTGATAATATCGAAGAGTTAAAAATAAAGAGATGTGGTCGGATTTTGATAAATGAGTTGTCATCCAGCTTGAAAAGGTTCAGCCTTCGTGAAAATCAGTACATCGAGTTCCCCATGGTTCATTTAATCAACAATCCCAATCTGGAATTATTAAAGTTGGATTTCAAGGACTTTGTAGAATGTCCctctttggatttgtgttgttataaTTCTCTTTGGGAATTTTCAATAACAGGATGGAAGTCCTCCTCCTTGCCTTTTTCACCACACTTGTTCACCCTTCTTAATGCTCTAGGGCTGTCTAATTGTCCAGAATTAGAATGTTTTCCTATGGGAGGTTTCCCTTCCAACTTGATCGATCTTAAAATAGTTAATTGTCCTAAATTGAAAGCTTCGAGAGAGGACTGGCGTTGTCTCCACCACAAATCTaaagtttatattattattattcacaATTGCGCTAGTCTTGAGCACTTGCCAGAGGAGTGGGGTTCCATTTTTGATTTGGAGATTGAAGATTGTCCATTACTTAAGGAGAAGTACCAAAAGGAGGGAGGAGATCGTTGGCATACAATTAGTCACATCCCTGAAGTGATAATTGACGGTTCTTACCAGACTTCTTTTATTTCGGAAGAGGAAATGAG TGACTGTGACAGTGACGAGTCTATGTAA
- the LOC131593385 gene encoding putative disease resistance RPP13-like protein 1 isoform X2: MTELVAGAFLSSFFQVIFDKLASSNFTDYFRRGKLDKLVEELESTLESINQVLDDAEIKQYQIPNVKRWLGNVKHAMYEADQLLDEIATDAPLKKMRVESQPSTSTISNFIPTFTNPFKSRLKELIEILDSLAEQKDKLQLKTRVRAYNGDGADSKFSERLPTTYLVHASQIYGRDDEKDEMVKLLLSNNDSGNQTPTPVSSIVGLGGMGKTTFAKLVYNDSRIEDHFELKAWVYVSESFDVVGLTKAILKSFHSPVDNETILNLLQQRLQLILAGKKYLLVLDDIWNGNAEFWEQLLLPFNHGSYGSKVIVTTRDKEVANVLKSTKLLDLQNLGKSDSWSLFATHAFRGKKVCKNPNLESIGKRIVEKCGGLPLAVKTMGQLLRKKFSQHEWMKILETDMWRLLDGDNNVNPMLRLSYHNLPSNLKRYFAFCSTFPKGSQIRKDKLIKLWMAEGLLKCCRQEKSEEELGNEIFGDLESISFFQQSTNDNIFSYIQQITNDNIFYTHDLVNDLAKSVSGEFCMQMDKVKEEGIPERTRHIRWSLSLNSTCVDKILESLCELKGLRSLILEGNGYMLISNTVQRDMFSNTVQRDMFSRLKYLRMLSFSRCSLSEVVDEISNLKLLRYLDLSHTRISRLPDTICLLCNLQTLLLDCCSKLTELPSNFSKLINLRHLELPYSVKKTPKNIGSLINLQNLAYFIVEEQNRSDLKELEKLNHLRGRIQIKGLGKVIDPTDVTTRSLKDKKYLEEIEMTYDGGREDMDRSTVESNLSVLKALQPNSNLKKLTIREYRGCHGIKIIGKEFSSNNFKSLEFLSFKSMKNWKEWLCIEGFPLLTELSIKNCPKLKRVLLPHLPSLQKLIFSNCKMLDVSIPNCDKVIELYTWNCKRILINELPSSLKRFVLRENEYVEFPMVHLINNPSLEVLELDFKDIVECPSLDLCCYNSLWRLSITGWQSSSLPFSLHLFSNLSDLKLRNCPELESFPMGGIPSNLIKLGIFNCPSLEHLPEEWGSLSQLEIEDCPLLKEKYQKE, encoded by the exons ATGACAGAACTAGTTGCTGGAGCATTTCTTTCGTCTTTCTTTCAAGTGATTTTTGATAAGTTGGCTTCAAGTAATTTCACAGACTATTTCCGTAGAGGAAAACTTGACAAGTTGGTAGAGGAACTTGAGTCTACACTCGAGTCTATCAACCAAGTGTTGGATGATGCAGAGATAAAGCAATACCAAATCCCAAATGTCAAGAGATGGCTTGGTAATGTTAAACATGCTATGTATGAGGCTGACCAACTACTGGATGAGATTGCCACTGATGCACCGTTGAAGAAGATGAGAGTCGAATCTCAACCCTCCACCAGCACTATATCCAACTTCATTCCAACTTTTACTAATCCATTTAAATCTAGGCTCAAAGAATTGATAGAGATCCTAGATTCTCTTGCAGAGCAGAAGGATAAGCTGCAGCTGAAAACAAGAGTGCGTGCTTATAATGGAGATGGAGCTGATTCGAAATTTTCAGAAAGACTACCAACTACATATTTGGTGCATGCGTCCCAGATATATGGTAGAGATGATGAGAAAGATGAAATGGTCAAACTTTTACTTTCAAACAATGACAGTGGCAACCAGACACCGACACCTGTATCTAGCATAGTGGGTCTGGGAGGGATGGGCAAGACCACCTTTGCTAAGCTTGTGTACAATGATAGTAGGATTGAAGATCATTTTGAACTTAAAGCATGGGTTTATGTTTCTGAATCTTTTGATGTTGTTGGACTCACCAAAGCAATTCTCAAGTCATTTCATTCTCCAGTTGATAATGAAACTATTCTCAATTTACTTCAACAGAGACTACAACTCATACTAGCAGGCAAAAAATACTTGCTGGTTTTAGATGATATCTGGAACGGTAATGCAGAATTTTGGGAGCAATTACTACTTCCTTTTAACCATGGATCTTATGGAAGTAAGGTTATAGTAACAACACGTGACAAGGAGGTAGCAAATGTTTTGAAATCCACCAAGTTACTAGATTTACAGAATTTGGGGAAAAGCGACAGTTGGAGTTTATTTGCAACACATGCGTTTCGTGGCAAAAAAGTGTGTAAAAATCCAAACCTTGAATCAATTGGCAAAAGAATTGTGGAGAAGTGTGGAGGATTGCCTTTAGCTGTAAAAACAATGGGCCAACTCTTGCGAAAAAAATTCTCTCAGCATGAGTGGATGAAGATATTGGAGACTGATATGTGGCGTTTATTAGATGGGGACAACAACGTTAACCCAATGTTAAGATTGAGTTACCATAATCTCCCTTCTAATTTAAAGCGTTATTTTGCTTTTTGTTCTACATTTCCTAAAGGTAGTCAAATTCGCAAAGATAAATTAATCAAGCTTTGGATGGCTGAAGGTTTGTTGAAGTGTTGTAGACAAGAAAAAAGTGAAGAAGAGTTGGGTAATGAAATTTTTGGTGATCTTGAGTCAATTTCATTTTTCCAACAATCAACGAATGATAATATTTTTTCATATATCCAACAAATAACGAATGATAATATTTTTTACACGCATGACCTTGTCAATGATTTAGCTAAATCAGTGTCAGGAGAATTTTGTATGCAAATGGACAAAGTTAAGGAGGAAGGTATCCCTGAAAGAACACGTCACATTAGATGGTCTCTTTCATTAAATAGTACATGTGTTGATAAAATACTAGAGTCACTTTGTGAGCTTAAAGGACTACGTAGTCTGATACTAGAAGGCAATGGATATATGTTAATAAGCAACACTGTGCAGCGTGATATGTTTTCAAACACTGTGCAGCGTGATATGTTTTCAAGACTAAAATATTTGCGAATGTTATCATTCAGTCGTTGTAGTCTCTCAGAGGTAGTTGATGAGATAAGCAATTTAAAGCTTCTGCGTTATCTAGACCTTTCTCATACTAGAATTTCACGCTTACCTGACACCATTTGTTTGTTATGTAATTTGCAAACACTCTTGTTGGATTGCTGTTCTAAATTGACTGAGCTCCCTTCAAATTTTTCCAAACTCATCAATTTACGTCATCTTGAACTTCCCTATTCTGTAAAGAAGACACCAAAGAATATAGGAAGCCTAATCAATCTCCAGAACTTGGCTTATTTTATAGTGGAAGAGCAGAACAGATCAGATCTTAAGGAGTTGGAGAAACTAAATCATCTTCGTGGAAGAATTCAAATTAAAGGGTTGGGTAAAGTCATTGATCCTACAGATGTTACAACAAGAAGTTTGAAAGATAAGAAGTATTTGGAAGAAATAGAGATGACATATGATGGCGGAAGAGAAGATATGGATAGATCAACTGTTGAAAGCAATTTATCTGTCTTGAAGGCTCTTCAACCAAATAGTAACTTGAAGAAGCTCACCATCAGAGAGTACAGAG GCTGTCATGGAATAAAGATCATCGGAAAAGAGTTTTCTAGCAATAACTTCAAGTCTCTTGAATTTTTAAGTTTCAAGAGCATGAAGAATTGGAAGGAATGGTTATGTATTGAAGGATTTCCTTTACTTACAGAGCTTTCTATAAAAAATTGTCCCAAATTGAAAAGGGTGTTGCTTCCACACCTTCCTTCTTTACAGAAGTTGATATTTTCTAATTGCAAAATGTTGGACGTATCAATTCCCAATTGTGATAAAGTCATAGAGTTGTATACATGGAATTGTAAGCGGATTTTGATAAATGAGTTGCCATCCAGCTTGAAAAGGTTTGTCCTTCGTGAAAATGAGTATGTCGAGTTTCCCATGGTTCATTTAATCAACAATCccagtctggaagtgttggagtTGGATTTCAAGGACATTGTAGAATGTCCCTcattggatttgtgttgttataaTTCTCTTTGGAGACTTTCAATAACAGGATGGCAGTCCTCCTCCTTGCCTTTTTCACTACACTTGTTCTCCAATCTTAGTGATCTAAAGTTGCGTAATTGTCCAGAATTAGAATCTTTTCCTATGGGAGGTATCCCTTCCAACTTGATCAAACTTGGAATATTTAATTGTCCTAGTCTTGAGCACTTGCCAGAGGAGTGG
- the LOC131593385 gene encoding putative disease resistance RPP13-like protein 1 isoform X1, with protein sequence MTELVAGAFLSSFFQVIFDKLASSNFTDYFRRGKLDKLVEELESTLESINQVLDDAEIKQYQIPNVKRWLGNVKHAMYEADQLLDEIATDAPLKKMRVESQPSTSTISNFIPTFTNPFKSRLKELIEILDSLAEQKDKLQLKTRVRAYNGDGADSKFSERLPTTYLVHASQIYGRDDEKDEMVKLLLSNNDSGNQTPTPVSSIVGLGGMGKTTFAKLVYNDSRIEDHFELKAWVYVSESFDVVGLTKAILKSFHSPVDNETILNLLQQRLQLILAGKKYLLVLDDIWNGNAEFWEQLLLPFNHGSYGSKVIVTTRDKEVANVLKSTKLLDLQNLGKSDSWSLFATHAFRGKKVCKNPNLESIGKRIVEKCGGLPLAVKTMGQLLRKKFSQHEWMKILETDMWRLLDGDNNVNPMLRLSYHNLPSNLKRYFAFCSTFPKGSQIRKDKLIKLWMAEGLLKCCRQEKSEEELGNEIFGDLESISFFQQSTNDNIFSYIQQITNDNIFYTHDLVNDLAKSVSGEFCMQMDKVKEEGIPERTRHIRWSLSLNSTCVDKILESLCELKGLRSLILEGNGYMLISNTVQRDMFSNTVQRDMFSRLKYLRMLSFSRCSLSEVVDEISNLKLLRYLDLSHTRISRLPDTICLLCNLQTLLLDCCSKLTELPSNFSKLINLRHLELPYSVKKTPKNIGSLINLQNLAYFIVEEQNRSDLKELEKLNHLRGRIQIKGLGKVIDPTDVTTRSLKDKKYLEEIEMTYDGGREDMDRSTVESNLSVLKALQPNSNLKKLTIREYRGNRFPNWVSGCHLPNLVSLTLENCGLFSHLPPLGQIPYLKKLYISGCHGIKIIGKEFSSNNFKSLEFLSFKSMKNWKEWLCIEGFPLLTELSIKNCPKLKRVLLPHLPSLQKLIFSNCKMLDVSIPNCDKVIELYTWNCKRILINELPSSLKRFVLRENEYVEFPMVHLINNPSLEVLELDFKDIVECPSLDLCCYNSLWRLSITGWQSSSLPFSLHLFSNLSDLKLRNCPELESFPMGGIPSNLIKLGIFNCPSLEHLPEEWGSLSQLEIEDCPLLKEKYQKE encoded by the coding sequence ATGACAGAACTAGTTGCTGGAGCATTTCTTTCGTCTTTCTTTCAAGTGATTTTTGATAAGTTGGCTTCAAGTAATTTCACAGACTATTTCCGTAGAGGAAAACTTGACAAGTTGGTAGAGGAACTTGAGTCTACACTCGAGTCTATCAACCAAGTGTTGGATGATGCAGAGATAAAGCAATACCAAATCCCAAATGTCAAGAGATGGCTTGGTAATGTTAAACATGCTATGTATGAGGCTGACCAACTACTGGATGAGATTGCCACTGATGCACCGTTGAAGAAGATGAGAGTCGAATCTCAACCCTCCACCAGCACTATATCCAACTTCATTCCAACTTTTACTAATCCATTTAAATCTAGGCTCAAAGAATTGATAGAGATCCTAGATTCTCTTGCAGAGCAGAAGGATAAGCTGCAGCTGAAAACAAGAGTGCGTGCTTATAATGGAGATGGAGCTGATTCGAAATTTTCAGAAAGACTACCAACTACATATTTGGTGCATGCGTCCCAGATATATGGTAGAGATGATGAGAAAGATGAAATGGTCAAACTTTTACTTTCAAACAATGACAGTGGCAACCAGACACCGACACCTGTATCTAGCATAGTGGGTCTGGGAGGGATGGGCAAGACCACCTTTGCTAAGCTTGTGTACAATGATAGTAGGATTGAAGATCATTTTGAACTTAAAGCATGGGTTTATGTTTCTGAATCTTTTGATGTTGTTGGACTCACCAAAGCAATTCTCAAGTCATTTCATTCTCCAGTTGATAATGAAACTATTCTCAATTTACTTCAACAGAGACTACAACTCATACTAGCAGGCAAAAAATACTTGCTGGTTTTAGATGATATCTGGAACGGTAATGCAGAATTTTGGGAGCAATTACTACTTCCTTTTAACCATGGATCTTATGGAAGTAAGGTTATAGTAACAACACGTGACAAGGAGGTAGCAAATGTTTTGAAATCCACCAAGTTACTAGATTTACAGAATTTGGGGAAAAGCGACAGTTGGAGTTTATTTGCAACACATGCGTTTCGTGGCAAAAAAGTGTGTAAAAATCCAAACCTTGAATCAATTGGCAAAAGAATTGTGGAGAAGTGTGGAGGATTGCCTTTAGCTGTAAAAACAATGGGCCAACTCTTGCGAAAAAAATTCTCTCAGCATGAGTGGATGAAGATATTGGAGACTGATATGTGGCGTTTATTAGATGGGGACAACAACGTTAACCCAATGTTAAGATTGAGTTACCATAATCTCCCTTCTAATTTAAAGCGTTATTTTGCTTTTTGTTCTACATTTCCTAAAGGTAGTCAAATTCGCAAAGATAAATTAATCAAGCTTTGGATGGCTGAAGGTTTGTTGAAGTGTTGTAGACAAGAAAAAAGTGAAGAAGAGTTGGGTAATGAAATTTTTGGTGATCTTGAGTCAATTTCATTTTTCCAACAATCAACGAATGATAATATTTTTTCATATATCCAACAAATAACGAATGATAATATTTTTTACACGCATGACCTTGTCAATGATTTAGCTAAATCAGTGTCAGGAGAATTTTGTATGCAAATGGACAAAGTTAAGGAGGAAGGTATCCCTGAAAGAACACGTCACATTAGATGGTCTCTTTCATTAAATAGTACATGTGTTGATAAAATACTAGAGTCACTTTGTGAGCTTAAAGGACTACGTAGTCTGATACTAGAAGGCAATGGATATATGTTAATAAGCAACACTGTGCAGCGTGATATGTTTTCAAACACTGTGCAGCGTGATATGTTTTCAAGACTAAAATATTTGCGAATGTTATCATTCAGTCGTTGTAGTCTCTCAGAGGTAGTTGATGAGATAAGCAATTTAAAGCTTCTGCGTTATCTAGACCTTTCTCATACTAGAATTTCACGCTTACCTGACACCATTTGTTTGTTATGTAATTTGCAAACACTCTTGTTGGATTGCTGTTCTAAATTGACTGAGCTCCCTTCAAATTTTTCCAAACTCATCAATTTACGTCATCTTGAACTTCCCTATTCTGTAAAGAAGACACCAAAGAATATAGGAAGCCTAATCAATCTCCAGAACTTGGCTTATTTTATAGTGGAAGAGCAGAACAGATCAGATCTTAAGGAGTTGGAGAAACTAAATCATCTTCGTGGAAGAATTCAAATTAAAGGGTTGGGTAAAGTCATTGATCCTACAGATGTTACAACAAGAAGTTTGAAAGATAAGAAGTATTTGGAAGAAATAGAGATGACATATGATGGCGGAAGAGAAGATATGGATAGATCAACTGTTGAAAGCAATTTATCTGTCTTGAAGGCTCTTCAACCAAATAGTAACTTGAAGAAGCTCACCATCAGAGAGTACAGAGGTAATAGGTTTCCAAATTGGGTAAGTGGTTGTCATTTACCCAACTTAGTATCTCTTACATTGGAGAATTGTGGATTATTTTCCCATTTGCCACCACTTGGGCAGATCCCTTATCTCAAGAAGCTTTATATTTCAGGCTGTCATGGAATAAAGATCATCGGAAAAGAGTTTTCTAGCAATAACTTCAAGTCTCTTGAATTTTTAAGTTTCAAGAGCATGAAGAATTGGAAGGAATGGTTATGTATTGAAGGATTTCCTTTACTTACAGAGCTTTCTATAAAAAATTGTCCCAAATTGAAAAGGGTGTTGCTTCCACACCTTCCTTCTTTACAGAAGTTGATATTTTCTAATTGCAAAATGTTGGACGTATCAATTCCCAATTGTGATAAAGTCATAGAGTTGTATACATGGAATTGTAAGCGGATTTTGATAAATGAGTTGCCATCCAGCTTGAAAAGGTTTGTCCTTCGTGAAAATGAGTATGTCGAGTTTCCCATGGTTCATTTAATCAACAATCccagtctggaagtgttggagtTGGATTTCAAGGACATTGTAGAATGTCCCTcattggatttgtgttgttataaTTCTCTTTGGAGACTTTCAATAACAGGATGGCAGTCCTCCTCCTTGCCTTTTTCACTACACTTGTTCTCCAATCTTAGTGATCTAAAGTTGCGTAATTGTCCAGAATTAGAATCTTTTCCTATGGGAGGTATCCCTTCCAACTTGATCAAACTTGGAATATTTAATTGTCCTAGTCTTGAGCACTTGCCAGAGGAGTGG